The Vidua macroura isolate BioBank_ID:100142 chromosome 4, ASM2450914v1, whole genome shotgun sequence genome window below encodes:
- the KLHL5 gene encoding kelch-like protein 5 isoform X2 translates to MEPCTSDEFFQALNHAEQTFKKMENYLRHNQLCDVVLVAGDRRIPAHRLVLSSVSDYFAAMFTNDVREARQEEIKMEGVEPKALWALVQYAYTGRLELKEDNIECLLSTACLLQLSQVVEACCKFLMKQLHPSNCLGIRSFADAQGCTDLHKVAHNYTMENFMEVIRNQEFLLLPATEIAKLLASDDMNIPNEETILNALLTWVRHDLEHRRKDLSKLLAYIRLPLLAPQFLADMENNALFRDDIECQKLIMEAMKYHLLPERRPMLQSPRTKPRKSTVGVLFAVGGMDATKGATSIEKYELRTNTWTPVANMNGRRLQFGVAVLDDKLFVVGGRDGLKTLNTVECYNPRSKTWSVMPPMSTHRHGLGVAVLEGPMYAVGGHDGWSYLNTVERWDPQARQWNFVASMSTPRSTVGVAILNGKLYAVGGRDGSSCLKSVECFDPHTNKWTLCAQMSKRRGGVGVTTWNGFLYAIGGHDAPASNLTSRLSDCVERYDPKTDMWTAVASMSISRDAVGVCLLGDKLYAVGGYDGQTYLNTVESYDPQTNEWTQVAPLCLGRAGACVVTVKL, encoded by the exons ATTGGTTCTCTCCTCTGTTTCGGACTACTTTGCAGCAATGTTCACTAATGATGTAAGGGAAGCAAGACAGGAAGAAATCAAGATGGAAGGTGTGGAGCCAAAGGCATTGTGGGCTCTGGTTCAATATGCATATACAG GTCGCCTCGAATTAAAAGAAGATAACATTGAGTGCCTGTTGTCTACAGCTTGCCTTCTTCAGCTCTCTCAGGTTGTAGAAGCTTGCTGTAAATTCCTAATGAAGCAGCTTCACCCGTCCAATTGCCTTGGAATCCGATCTTTTGCTGATGCGCAGGGTTGCACTGACTTGCACAAGGTGGCTCACAATTACACTATG gaaaacTTCATGGAAGTAATTAGAAATCAGGAATTTCTGTTATTGCCAGCCACTGAAATTGCTAAGCTTTTAGCAAGTGATGACATGAATATTCCTAACGAAGAAACTATACTGAATGCTCTGCTTACGTGGGTTCGACATGATTTGGAACACAGAAGGAAAGATCTCAGTAAACTCCTGGCTTACATTAGACTGCCTCTGCTTGCTCCACAA tttttgGCAGATATGGAGAACAACGCACTCTTTAGGGATGACATTGAATGTCAAAAACTCATTATGGAAGCAATGAAGTACCATCTGTTGCCAGAGAGACGACCTATGTTGCAAAGCCCTCGCACCAAACCTAGAAAATCTACAGTGGGCGTTTTGTTTGCAGTTGGAGGAATGGATGCAACAAAAG GAGCTACAAGCATTGAAAAATACGAACTTCGTACCAACACATGGACTCCAGTTGCAAACATGAATGGACGAAGATTACAGTTTGGAGTTGCAGTCCTAGATGATAAATTGTTTGTTGTTGGTGGCAGAGATGGACTGAAAACATTGAATACTGTGGAGTGCTACAACCCTAGATCAAAAACTTGGAGTGTAATGCCACCAATGTCCACTCATCGTCACGGTCTTG GAGTAGCTGTATTGGAAGGTCCCATGTATGCCGTAGGAGGACATGATGGCTGGAGCTATCTGAATACAGTAGAAAGATGGGATCCACAGGCTCGTCAGTGGAACTTCGTAGCTAGTATGTCAACTCCCAGGAGCACTGTTGGTGTAGCAATATTAAATGGAAA GCTTTATGCAGTTGGTGGTCGAGATGGAAGTTCTTGTCTTAAGTCAGTAGAATGTTTTGATCCTCATACAAACAAATGGACTCTCTGTGCTCAGATGTCAAAAAGAAGAGGTGGTGTAGGTGTAACTACCTGGAATGGGTTCTTGTATGCAATAGGTGGCCACGATGCTCCAGCATCCAACTTAACATCCAGGCTGTCAGACTGCGTAGAAAG GTATGATCCCAAAACAGATATGTGGACTGCTGTGGCCTCTATGAGCATTAGCAGAGATGCAGTGGGAGTGTGTCTTCTTGGTGACAAGTTGTACGCTGTTGGAGGATATGATGGTCAAACATACCTTAATACCGTGGAGTCTTATGATCCCCAGACAAATGAATGGACACAG gtTGCACCACTGTGCTTAGGGAGAGCTGGAGCATGTGTTGTGACTGTAAaactctga